The Mixophyes fleayi isolate aMixFle1 unplaced genomic scaffold, aMixFle1.hap1 Scaffold_402, whole genome shotgun sequence nucleotide sequence cccagcacacactgatatgggggattattattattatatagaggagagaggtctgtacagtgatatatgggagtaataactcccagcacacactgatatgggggattattattattatatagaggggtctgtacagtgatatatggggagtaataactcccagcacacactgatatgggggattattattattatatagaggggaggggactgtacagtgatatatgggagtaataactcccagcacacactgatatgggggattattattattatatagaggagaggggactgtacagtgatatatggggagtaataactcccagcacacactgatatgggggattattattattatatataggagaggggactgtacagtgatatatggggagtaataactcccagcacacactgatatgggggattattattattatatagaggagaggggactgtacagtgatatatgggagtaataactcccagcacacactgatatgggggattattattattatatagaggagaggggactgtacagtgatatatggggagtaataactcccagcacacactgatatgggggattattattattattatatagaggagaggggtctgtacagtgatatatgggagtaataactcccagcacacactgatatgggggattattattattatatagaggagaggggactgtacagtgatatatggggagtaaaaactcccagcacacactgatatggggagtattattattatatagaggggactgtacagtgatatatgggagtaataactcccagcacacactgatatgggggattattattattattatatagaggggaggggactgtacagtgatatatgggagtaataactcccagcacacactgatatgggggattattattattattatatagaggagaggggtctgtacagtgatatatgggagtaataacttccagcacacactgatatggggagtattattattatatagaggagaggggactgtacagtgatatatgggagtaataactcccagcacacactgatatggggattattattattatatagaggagaggggactgtacagtgatatatgggagtaataactcccagcacacactgatatgggggattattattattatgtagaggagaggggtctgtacagtgatatatggggagtaataactcccagcacacactgatatgggggattattattattatatagaggagaggggactgtacagtgatatatgggagtaataactcccagcacacactgatatgggggattattattattatatagaggagaggggactgtacagtgatatatggggagtaataactcccagcacacactgatatgggggattattattattatatagaggagaggggactgtacagtgatatatggggagtaataactcccagcacacactgatatgggggattattattattatatagaggagaggggactgtacagtgatatatgggagtaataactcccagcacacactgatatgggggattattattattatatagaggagaggggtctgtacagtgatatatggggagtaataactcccagcacacactgatatgggggattattattattattatatagaggagaggggtctgtacagtgatatatggggagtaataactcccagcacacactgatatgggggattattattattatatagaggagaggggactgtacagtgatatatggggagtaataactcccagcacacactgatatggggattattattattatatagaggagaggggactgtacagtgatatatggggagtaataactcccagcacacactgatatgggggattattattattatatagaggagaggggactgtacagtgatatatggggagtaataactcccagcacacactgatatggggattattattattatatagaggagaggggactgtacagtgatatatgggagtaataactcccagcacacactgatatggggattattattattatatagaggagaggggtctgtacagtgatatatggggagtaataactcccagcacacactgatatgggggattattattattatatagaggagaggggactgtacagtgatatatgggagtaataactcccagcacacactgatatggggattattattatatagaggagaggggactgtacagtgatatatggggagtaataactcccagcacacactgatatggggattattattatatagaggagaggggactgtacagtgatatatggggagtaataactcccagcacacacggatatgggggattattattattattatatagaggagaggggtctgtacagtgatatatgggagtaataactcccagcacacactgatatggggattattattattattatatagagaggggtctgtacagtgatatatggggagtaataactcccagcacacactgatatgggggattaatattattatatagaggagaggggactgtacagtaatatatggggagtaataactcccagcacacactgatatgggggattattattattatatagaggagaggggactgtacagtgatatataggagtaataactcccagcacacactgatatgggggattattattattatatagaggagaggggactgtacagtgatatatggggagtaataactcccagcacacactgatatgggggattattattattatatagaggagaggggtctgtacagtgatatatgggagtaataactcccagcacacactgatatggggattattattatatagaggagaggggactgtacagtgatatatgggagtaataacttccagcacacactgatatgggggattattattatatagaggagaggggactgtacagtgatatatgggagtaataactcccagcacacactgatatggggattattattagatagaggagaggggactgtacagtgatatatgggagtaataactcccagcacacactgatatggggattattattatatagaggagaggggtctgtacagtgatatatggggagtaataactcccagcacacactgatatgggggattattattattatatagaggagaggggactgtacagtgatatataggagtaataactcccagcacacactgatatgggggattattattattatatagaggagaggggactgtacagtgatatatggggagtaataactcccagcacacactgatatggggattattattatatagaagggaggggactgtacagtgatatatgggagtaataactcccagcacacactgatatggggattattattattatatagagtagaggggactgtacagtgatatgtggggagtaataactcccagcacacactgatatgggggattattattattatatagaggagaggggactgtacagtgatatatgggagtaataactcccagcacacactgatatgggggattattattattatatagagtagaggggactgtacagtgatatatggggagtaataactcccagcacacactgatatggggattattattattatatagaggagaggggactgtacagtgatatatggggagtaataactctcagcacacactgatatgggggattattattattatatagagtagaggggactgtacagtgatatatgggagtaataactcccagcacacactgatatgggggattattattattatatagaggagaggggactgtacagtgatatatgggagtaataactcccagcacacactgatatggggattattattatatagaggagaggggactgtagagttgcataaatttatttacatttttggtgcAAGCGGCaattttgatactgtgttatatattagTATCAAAAATGTACTGATTTGTGATGGGCAATTTGTGGAGGAACTTTGTTTTATGACTTCTGAAGGCAATCTAATCATACTAATTAAGTGTTTTCATGTGAGTGTCCAACATGTGCTTTCATCTTAAATGCTCTGCAGGAGGTCGTTACCTTCCTTTAATGTCTAGTGCAGGGGTGggtaacctgcggctctccaggtgttgtgaaactacaaatcccagcatgcattgcctcctatctgctggcaaagcatgctgggacttgtagtttcacaacacctggagagccgcaggttaccTACGCCTGGTCTAGTGCCTGCATCtgagaacctgtctgaataatgcaaccagcaagttttaggagATAACAGATTGGTGTAAATTTTCTTAGCTTTGCATTGTATTTAAATTCAAGTGTagagaacatattgcatcctgatagtAAATAtcggatgtaatatctcagactttgtggctAACGTGTgtcaaaatgtgtataaaaacagctctgtttgaccatgtagttTTATTCCATCTGTAATTTATGGAAAGATCgatagtaccacaaactggcgtTTAACTGTCtttattaggactacttgagctaataaaatatcactgcttTAAGATCCTTCTTTGACAAATACTTACCTggtgtaaattcctgtgacctacagattagacaaatttaatatgttttctggctgttctgaggttgggactcaGCATCCAGTAcaaacgctctgcctgctaccctgcagctctggccagtgtgataggccaggaggaacaagccacagcaaccctgatctaaaagaAGAGGTCAGGTGAGGGAGTAGTCTAGCAGCGAAAGTTACCTaaaaggaagcggttctaggtgctggcgaaagagcctagtggtggcagtagaCTCCTTCTACTGCATGACATATTCTATGCGTCATAGATACAACAAAGGAATCTCAAGCGTAACACGTCACAGGAAGGATGACTCAGGACTGATGATTAGCAAATgggaaaaatacattaaaaagatAAACCATTGATTCTTGGATTTCCAGAAGGGAGAGGAGTATAATTTGAAGGTTCTCCCAGCATAAATGGCAGAGCAAGGTTACTTACACACTCCAACCAATCATTAAAAATTAGAGAGAAGGGGGAAGGAGGAGCAAAGTTGATGGGTGGACATCAGAggatagaaaagaaaaagtagGCGTGCAGGACATGAAAGAGGAGGGACAAGGTGGAGAAGACAGGACATAGGAGGACAAGGAGGAGGATAAGGAACATGGGAAAGAATAGGGGCAGggtagagacaggagggatgaaGATAAGTAGGAGGAGAGGAGATTGGTGGTTAGGAGAGGAGAGGGGTCAAGGGAGCATGAGTCAAGAGGGGAAACAGGAGTGGAGAGGCGAACAGAGCGGAGAAAGATGTGAAGGGGAGAAATAGGAGCAGAAGTGATGGGTGAAGAGAACAGGTGAGCAAGTAGGAGAGGACAGGGAAGAAAGAGGATGTCTTGGGAGAGAGCCAGCAAGCAAAACTATGGCAGTGCTGATGTGATAGTCCTGGGTCACCAAAACCCTCCCCTTAAATTCCACTTCTCCTCTCTTCCTAACTTATATACACCTACTTTcccccttctcttctttctgctccacCACTTCCTTCTTTCTTCTGCCCCTCTTCCCTTTTCTTCCCCTCTTCTTTCCTCCTACTTCCCCTCCTCTCTTTGGTTCTTTCCACACATCGCTTAAGGTCCTAATTCCCATGGTCTGTCCCTGATATTGTTGGGGAAGATGTATGATCAGCTTTGTATGCATGACAGCTTGTCTTCTGGCCTAACACTTAGTATTACATTGGGCATTGCAGGCTGTGTGTGTAGGGACCTGGTTTTATATTTGGGGAAGTAGACTGCCCGGCCTGTGTGTATGGTGACATGGAGAGTATGCTGATAGTCCTCTCTCTCAGCCATCACATTGTCGGCTCCAGCAAGATGATTGGTTGTAGTGTGTAAGTAACCTTTCTCTGCCATTCATCCTGGCAAAACCTTCAAATTATACCCCTTCCCCTTCTGGAAATCCAAGAATCATTGGTTTatcttattaatgtattttttcccTTTGCTAATCATCAGTCCTGAGTTATCCTTTCTGTGATATGTTACATACTTAAAATTCCTTTGTTGTAGTCATGATCCATAGCATATGTTGTTGTGATAGGATGAACCTCCTATGCCACTCTGcccgtgttgctggggaccatCTGAGCTTGCCTTGCcattgtcccctttctttatctcgATTGCGGCCCTCTACCCGCAGTGGGAGGACCtttagctgctgccaccactaggctctttCACCAGCACCTGGAACTGCTTCTTTTTGGGTAACTTCCGctactagtgtaccccctcattgggcacctgggctggtacccggACCCCTTTCTTTagattagggttgctgtggatggttccccctggtctCTCACAATGGCAACAGcagcagggtagcaggcagaacgTTGGtattagatgctgggtcccaacctcagaacagcaaaataacggattagatttggtctaatctgtaggtcacaggaattacggcaggtaagtagtcgtcaaagtagatcagtgatgttttattagctcaagtagtcctaataaggatAGTTACACGCTAGTTTGAGTTACTAGCGATCCAttagttacagatggaatgatacattacattgtcaaacagtgctctttttatccAGCCACTGTCCCAGCTGGCACCGCAACATCTGGTATTTCACATTCAACAATTAacattaggatgtaatatatcctcTAACCTTGGAGCTAACGCAATTTAAATTTAAACTTTAACATCCCTTATGATTTCCTAAAAGTTGGTGTTGCGTTTCCTATTTTACTTGCGTCCTGTCTTAGAGAGAttgcaagtctaattacccccttCTGTGCCTTCAGTCTATAGGATGTGTGGGAGACTGACACATCAGAAGGTCTTATTAGCATgggggactttctttagaaaagttacaatAACAAGCTTCCTCCAACAAAtggctattgcatcagaaatcaatacatgatTTTAAGATAAATACAATTATACCCAGCGTTGAGACTTAGCCCTTTCTGGCGCTTGCAACGGTTACTAACCAGTTCCACAGCACCCATAcattaaatgtttacatttaaattaataattattcttTAATACCTTAGTGCTGAGGTTTAATCCATTCAGTACAGCAACATCAGGCATTAACCCATTTGATGCTGCAACAGTCATCTTTTAGTCTTCCTCCAATATTAAAGCATCCCCCTTGTTCTAGATATCATCTTATTTGTAACAATACAGCCTTTCTGATGTTAATACTGTTCTATCATATCACCTCTGTCCTTCTCTCCGCTCAGCTGGACAAGTTCAGCTCTTAAAGTATTTCCTGACATGTTTTACTATGCAGTCCATGTATTATTGTAGTAGCGCTTTTGTGAGATATGTTTTACAGAGCTGTATACAGTACTTGTGATGTGAGGAGTTCTGAGACTGTCACAGTGACATTCCATATAATGTATTCATTATATACTGATATAGGAAGTCCAATCCACTTTGCATATAGGTATAATATCATATGTCAATACACAGGGTTATACATTAGTGAATGAGACatctggtgagtgtgtgacacccagcagccatccctgtgtgtcaggaggacgGAGCAGGACCctatcacggtgcctccacctcactcactgatacatgacagagacaatgaccagaagatcctggaactgaccaacaagatcattcagctgctgactggagaggtgactgctgggaatgggacattatacagtaacaccaggggatgtgtctgggtgatgaccattgtgtgtgtcagggtcctataaggtggatgatgtcactgtctatctctccatgcaggagggggagtatttagaaggacacaagggtctgtacaaggacgtgatgatggagaatcaccagcccctcacatcactgggtaagaggaggttTAATCACAGTCCTGTCTGTGTATATAGAAGATGTCATCACTGTGTGTATAAATCACTGTTACATGTGTACAGTGTGagatttgtttattataaatGCTCATCAGATGAGCGTGCAATATTGTAAATGTTATTATAGTGTTTCCAGtttcatatgtgtgtgtgtgtatataatatagatttttattttaattaaaaatgttttaaaattttgCTATACCATAGTTATGAAGAGGTGacacatttatattaataagCCTGGCCCTCAGCATTGGGGAACTTCCACACCGTTTCCTTGCAGTTCTAACACCCTATGTTGCCACCCATCATCCTTGTTCTAGAAGCCCCCGTTTAGTGTTTCATCATCACTTCTTATTGCAGCGGTATCACAGATTAGGGGGCACTGCAGCCTGATTTGGGGGAGCCCATGGGATACCAACTGTGATTTTCAGTGATGGTTAAACAGGAAGTGGGTGTGCTGGTCCCATAATGGAGAAACGCATCTGGCTTGTGTGATGGGACGGGAATTTGGTAAAGGCCATAAAATGCTGTGAGGGCAACCACATGTTGTGCTTTTTTATTTCAACTGAATATGTTTAATACATCTGACCACCATATTTTTTCCCCAACAGAACAATCTAAAGAttcatctactcatattaaggaggaatcggtcttatgtgatggaggaaacctcacagacactgacatttatacacctacagatcatacacaatatacatctactgatattaaggaggaatcagtctcatgtgatggaggaaacctcacagaccctgacatttatacacccacagatcatacacaatatacatctaatcatattaaggaggaatcagtctcatgtgatggaggaaacctcacagacagtgacatttatacacccacagatcatacacaatatacatctactcatattaaggaggaatcagcctcatgtgatggaggaaacctcacagacactgacatttatacacccacagatcatacacaatatacatcttctgatattaaggaggaatcagcctcatgtgatggaggaaacctcacagacactgacatttatacacccacagatcatacacaatatacatcttctgatattaaggaggaatcagcctcatgtgatggaggaaacctcacagacactgacatttatacacgtacagatcatacacaatatgcatctactcatattaaggaggaatcggtctcatgtgatggaggaaacctcacagacactgacatttatacacccacagatcatacacaatatgcatctactcatattaaggaggaatcagtctcatgtgatggaggaaacctcacagacagtgacatttatacacccacagatcatacacaatatacatctactgatattaaggaggaatcagcctcatgtgatggaggaaacctcacagacactgacatttatacacgtACAGATCATGCACAATAtgcatctactcatattaaggaggaatcagcctcatgtgatggaggaaacctcacagacactgacatttatacacgtacagatcatacacaatatgcatctactcatattaaggaggaatcagcctcatgtgatggaggaaacctcacagacactgacatttatacacccacagatcatacacaatatatatctaCTTGTATTAAGGAGGAACCAGGATCATCTTCCAATGGTGAATTATGTTTTAAGAATGGGTTCAGCTATATTAGGCACCAGGGGACAGAACAGATTAATCACTTTGAAAACAAATCTTGGtcctgttctgaatgtggaaaatgttttaaaaggaaAGAAAACTTACGAATGCATCACAGAatccatacaggagagaaaccatatacttgttctgaatgtgggaaatgcttTACTAGGAAAGCAGATGTGAAAAAGCATCAGACAATCCATACAGACCAGAAACAGTATTCTTGTCCTgactgtggtaaatgttttacctGTACTTCATATCTGAAAAAGCATCAGAGACTCCATATAGGAGAGAAACCGTATTCTTGTTCTTCATGTGATAAATGTTTTATCAGTAAAGCAATTctggaaaaacatcagagactccatacaggagagaaaccatattcttgctctgattgTTGCAAATGTTTTACCAGTAAATCGGGCCTGAAGAAGCACCAGAGActccatacaggagagaaaccatattgttgctctgaatgtggtaaatgttttagtaGGCAAGCAGCTCTTAAAAAACACCAGAGAGTCCATACAGGACAGAAACCATTTtgttgctctgaatgtggtaaatggtTTGCCTGTAAATCAAACCTAAAAAGCCATCAGAGAATCCATACAGGAGacaaaccatattcttgctctgaatgtgcaAAATCTTTTCACTACAAATCACGTCTTGATGCACATCAGAGAATCCATACAGAAAAGAAaccttattcttgctctgaatgcgAGAAATCTTTTAGTAGGAAATCAAGCCTGAAAAAACATGAAAgacttcacacaggagagaaaccatagtCTTGGTCTGAATGTGGTAAATATTTTACTAGTAAAGCATCCATACTAATGTATCATACATTTCTTGCAGGAGCCAAACTGTTCTTCCTTAAATGTGacaaattatttaaatgttacaCAGAACTTCTTGGACATTGGAAAAATCACTCCGCAGTATACCCCTATTCTTGTTCTATGGGGTTTTTcaattgtgtgcaatgttcctcCGAACAATGTGGCTGCATTCATTTTCAGGTACTACAGTACCCCAACATCGTACCTCTGCGACCAGTCCGTCCTaggtgtcgagtagggaaatattttgagacaagtgaggagacgtatgttggtgcagttctgttgatgaccttgtatggtAGTAGTATTTAATATTAGATTCaataaaaacaggcaaccaatgaagAGACTGATAGAATggctcagcagtggaagaacaactgtaaggaaaataaatctagctgcTGCACGCAAACCAAATTGTATGGGTGCTAGTCTGATTcgggggaagaccagtaaggaaggagtTGCAATAGTCCATGCCggaaatgagtgcatgaattaaagtttttgctgaGTATAAGGTATGtgcatttgaaaatgttttttagatgtatgtagcatgatttaaatatagagttgatgtggcaaacaaaggatagttctgagtcaagtatcatacctaggcagtgagcttgcgcgGGAGGGATTAATGGCCAAGTTTGCAATAGAAATGTCCGGCAGGAAGCatctgttggtgggtggaaatattattctGATTTTGGACAATTGAGTTTAAGTtagcaagaggacatccaagatgaaatggcagaaaggcatTCAGTAACtcgggccaacacagatggtaagTGATCCagagagaatagataaatttgtgtaccatccacatagagatgatactgaaatgcaaaggagcttattagatatccaagagaagtggtgtagataaaaAAGAGCAGAGGaactagtactgagccttgtagAACTCCCAATGAAAGagaaagtggagcagaggtgcaCCCAGACAAACTAACATAGCTAGAGCGATttgataggacagtgtcttgaagacctagggattgtagcatctatatgagaagagagaggtcaacagtgtcaaatgcagctgagagattcAATAGAATTAGAAGAGCGTAATGTCCTTTagatttagctgtgatcaaattattgacaaccttggtcaacgtagtctctgtgaagtgttgagagcgaaagcctgattgaagaggatccaataggttgtatgAGCAAAGAAAACGTGATGCGAGTATAGGTAATTCTCTCAAGATGCttggagaggcatgggagctGACAGATGGGGCGGTAATGTGAGAGAGTGTTTGGGCcacaattttgtttttcagaatagaagtaatcactgtgtgtttgaataatgatggaaaggtaccagtagagagagagagagcttacaGCTTTTAGTTAGGAGTGTGAtgagcacaggaaacagggatctaccattttgtgagggtataggatcaattGGACAGGTGGTacagtaggaagatgagaagagagttgaTACTTCATTTTCATTTATGGGATCAAATATAGAGAGAATGTCAGaaggtgctgggaaggaattcaACCAGTTGTTTTTCGAGAAAGAAGATGCCAGTTCAAGTTGGATCTTACCATTCttttgaagtaggaagcaatatCTTGAGCACTGACAATAGTCGGAGGGTTTGGTATGGAAgtgttgagaagagatttaaatgtatttaaaaggagtttggggttagaagtcagagcagaggtgagagatttgaagtatgtttgtttagaagTGTACAGAGCATTTAGATAGGAGCGGTATTTAGCAGTATAACTGAGGAAATCCTAAGAGGTacgagatttatgccagtgatgtTCTTCGTTGCATGAACGTTTTTGAAGGTCTCATGTCATGTACTTTGAAGTCGACATGAAGTATGAAGATTCACTAGCGCCACTTGATCAAAGGCTGTTGACAGGGGTTGGTGAAAATctggtactgccatatcaggagaggagaatgtaCAAATTGGGGAGACAAGTTGGAGAGAGTTGGAAAACTGTTAATAGATTTAAGATTTCTGCTAGTATGAGGAGACTTGGTAGAGTTTGaaagcagagaggttaaagtacttGGGGAGAACTTGTAGCTGATACAGTGATGGtccaagaagggggggggggacacgaagtgttaaagaaatcagaaacaGCATAGTCtacagaaaacaagatcaaggcagttgccatcctgatgagtagaggattcagtCTACTGGGAGAGGCTGAGGGAGGAAGTTAGTGAGAGTAGTTTGGAAACAAAAGAGGAACGTGGATTATCaattgggatgttgaaatcacccatgatttTGGTGGGGATGTCGGAAGATAATAAGTAAGGAAGCCATGGAGAGAAATGTTGAAGAAAGT carries:
- the LOC142134145 gene encoding uncharacterized protein LOC142134145 isoform X1 yields the protein MQEGEYLEGHKGLYKDVMMENHQPLTSLEQSKDSSTHIKEESVLCDGGNLTDTDIYTPTDHTQYTSTDIKEESVSCDGGNLTDPDIYTPTDHTQYTSNHIKEESVSCDGGNLTDSDIYTPTDHTQYTSTHIKEESASCDGGNLTDTDIYTPTDHTQYTSSDIKEESASCDGGNLTDTDIYTPTDHTQYTSSDIKEESASCDGGNLTDTDIYTRTDHTQYASTHIKEESVSCDGGNLTDTDIYTPTDHTQYASTHIKEESVSCDGGNLTDSDIYTPTDHTQYTSTDIKEESASCDGGNLTDTDIYTRTDHAQYASTHIKEESASCDGGNLTDTDIYTRTDHTQYASTHIKEESASCDGGNLTDTDIYTPTDHTQYISTCIKEEPGSSSNGELCFKNGFSYIRHQGTEQINHFENKSWSCSECGKCFKRKENLRMHHRIHTGEKPYTCSECGKCFTRKADVKKHQTIHTDQKQYSCPDCGKCFTCTSYLKKHQRLHIGEKPYSCSSCDKCFISKAILEKHQRLHTGEKPYSCSDCCKCFTSKSGLKKHQRLHTGEKPYCCSECGKCFSRQAALKKHQRVHTGQKPFCCSECGKWFACKSNLKSHQRIHTGDKPYSCSECAKSFHYKSRLDAHQRIHTEKKPYSCSECEKSFSRKSSLKKHERLHTGEKP